The Clostridium sp. DL-VIII DNA window AATTCATCTACACCTGATTTTATATATGCTTCCAATAAAAATTTACATTTTTCTACTGTTTTCATCATTAGAAAATCATCTGCACAATTTCCAAGCACTAGCGTTTCATTTTGGATTTCTAATATTCCGCTTTCTAACAATAATTTAGATATTCCATATAGCCTTGTGGTGTTATCAATTACTCTAATCTGACTTATATCATTTCCATAAAATATCTCTTTATTAGTAAGCACTTCATTCATTTTTACCATAGCTGTTTTATTAGGCATTTGTGATGCTTTTGTAGTTTTAAATTTAGATGAATTAACTAGTTTAATTATAGATACAAAATCTTTTTCAAAAGTTTCTCGTATAGAAATAAATTCTCTATTATCATATCTTGTCTCATTTTTTAAATATTCCTGCGTATTAATATATGTAGCAAAAAACTCTACTTCAATTGGTTTTATAAAACTTTTTAATATGGTAGTAATTTCTATTGGAAGTCTTCCATTTATAAAGAACAAATTAGCTTTTGATGTATTATAAAAATATTGCTGAATACCACTGCTGTATCTATAGTTATCTTGATTTGTTCCATTTGGAGTATACTTTTTCATAATCTCTTTTACTTCTTTATTTTCAAGCTTTCCTTCTGATCTTATATATTCTGATATAATCTCCTTTTCCATTTGGCTTATACTATTCCATATAGCTATTATGTTATCTTTATTGCTTAAATAATTATATAATGCATCTACCATACCTGCTTTTCTTGTTGATAATGCTTTTACACCTGATATTTTTACATATTGAGGTAAATTCATTCCATATCCACTTGTTGTCATGCTCTCTAATTGTTCCCTTAATGCCACTTACAATCACTCCATCCTATTTTCGTGTTTCTATATAATACTTATATCCTTGTTCTGCTAAAAATAATTGTCTTTTTACAGCAAATTCCTGTTCTCTGCTGTCTGCTGTTACAATACTATAAAAATAAGCTCTGTTATCTCCTTTTTTAGGTCTTAGGATTCTTCCTAATCTTTGAGCCTCCTCCTGCCTTGAACCAAAGGTACCTGAAACCTGAATTGCAACACTGGCATCTGGCAAGTCTATAGCAAAATTAGCCACTTTAGATACAATTAAGATACTTATCTCTCCTTTCTTAAATTTATCATATAATTGTATCCTTTCCACGTTTTTAGTTTTACCTGTTATTATAGGAGCCTTTAACTCTTTTGATATTAAATTCAACTGATCTATGTATTGACCTATTATTAATATTTTATCCTCTTTATGCTCATTAATTAAGTCCCTTAAAATATCTATCTTTTTATAATTTTCAGAGGCTATTCTAAATTTATTTTTACTATCACTCACTGCATATTCCATTTTTAACTCTTTTGGAATTTCTACTCTTATCTCTGTACACTGCGCTTCTGCTATCCAGCCTTGCTTTTCGAGTACTTTCCAAGGAAGATCATATTTTTTAGGACCTATAAGACTAAATACATCATCTTCTTTTCCATCTTCTCTAACGAGTGTTGCTGTAAGTCCTAATCTTCTAGTTGCCTGTATCTCTGCTGCTACTCTAAATACAGGCGCTGGAAGTGTATGTACCTCATCATATATAATAAAGCCCCATTTATTTTCATGGAAAATATTCATATGGATAAATTCATCAATTTTACTCTTTCTATGAGTTAATATTTGATATGTTGAAATAGTTATTGGTTTTATTTCTTTTATTTCTCCACTATATTCTCCTATATCATCCTCATTAATATTCATCTTATCTATAAGTTCCTGCTTCCACTGCCTAACTGCTGTAATATTGGTAGTTAATATTAAGGTTTCTTCTTTTATTTTATCCATAACTGCCATAGCAGTAACAGTTTTT harbors:
- a CDS encoding DNA repair helicase XPB translates to MNVSPSNPIIVQSDKTLVVEVNNELYTEVRDKLSRFAEVIKSPEYIHTYKISPLSLWNAASSGMSFEDIIEILEKYSKYDIPQNVIKDIEDNINKYGKIKILRAGKDLIIKSEDDYIMKEIASYKAMEKYFKERIDDVTYKIDENTRGEIKHSLIKLGYPIEDLGGYIEGKAYDMSLRELTSSGEELLIRDYQKEASDIFYSKGTAKGGSGVIVLPCGAGKTVTAMAVMDKIKEETLILTTNITAVRQWKQELIDKMNINEDDIGEYSGEIKEIKPITISTYQILTHRKSKIDEFIHMNIFHENKWGFIIYDEVHTLPAPVFRVAAEIQATRRLGLTATLVREDGKEDDVFSLIGPKKYDLPWKVLEKQGWIAEAQCTEIRVEIPKELKMEYAVSDSKNKFRIASENYKKIDILRDLINEHKEDKILIIGQYIDQLNLISKELKAPIITGKTKNVERIQLYDKFKKGEISILIVSKVANFAIDLPDASVAIQVSGTFGSRQEEAQRLGRILRPKKGDNRAYFYSIVTADSREQEFAVKRQLFLAEQGYKYYIETRK